From one Microbacterium sp. 10M-3C3 genomic stretch:
- the glpX gene encoding class II fructose-bisphosphatase: MVSLTADMSPLHPDRNLALELVRATEAAAIRAVPFIGRGDKEAADGAAVDAMRAFFSTVNFDGTIVIGEGEKDHAPMLYNGEKVGNGRGPQCDVAVDPIDGTSLTAAGRQNALSVIAVSDAGTMLDASSVFYMDKLVTGPAGVGVVDIRLPVGENIRRLATALDKPVDEIVVSVLNRPRHEKLIEEIREAGAGTRLMSDGDVAGGINAARHNARTDMCIGIGGSPEGIVTACAIKALGGHIQGRLWPQTDDEKQRGIDAGLKFDDYVYEADDLVTGRNTIFVATGVTDGQLVAGVRRERDYVYTESVVLRGASGTLRRISSEHLTSKWL; the protein is encoded by the coding sequence ATGGTGAGCCTTACAGCCGACATGAGCCCGCTGCATCCGGATCGCAACCTTGCCCTCGAGCTCGTGCGCGCGACGGAGGCTGCCGCGATCCGCGCCGTCCCCTTCATCGGTCGCGGCGACAAGGAGGCCGCCGACGGCGCCGCCGTCGACGCGATGCGGGCCTTCTTCTCGACGGTGAACTTCGACGGCACGATCGTCATCGGCGAGGGTGAGAAGGATCACGCGCCGATGCTCTACAACGGCGAAAAGGTCGGAAACGGACGCGGCCCACAGTGCGACGTCGCCGTCGACCCGATCGACGGCACGTCGCTGACCGCCGCGGGGCGCCAGAACGCGCTTTCGGTGATCGCGGTCTCCGACGCCGGCACGATGCTCGACGCGTCGAGCGTGTTCTACATGGACAAGCTCGTCACCGGCCCAGCCGGGGTCGGCGTCGTCGACATCCGCCTGCCCGTCGGAGAGAACATCCGTCGCCTCGCCACGGCGCTCGACAAGCCGGTCGACGAGATCGTGGTGTCGGTGCTGAACCGCCCGCGGCACGAGAAGCTCATCGAGGAGATCCGCGAGGCCGGCGCGGGCACCCGCCTCATGAGCGACGGCGACGTGGCGGGCGGCATCAACGCCGCTCGGCACAACGCGCGCACCGACATGTGCATCGGCATCGGCGGCAGCCCCGAGGGCATCGTCACGGCGTGCGCGATCAAGGCGCTCGGCGGGCACATCCAGGGGCGGCTGTGGCCGCAGACCGACGACGAGAAGCAGCGCGGCATCGACGCCGGCCTGAAGTTCGACGACTACGTCTACGAAGCGGACGACCTGGTGACCGGCCGGAACACGATCTTCGTCGCGACGGGCGTCACCGACGGTCAGCTGGTCGCCGGCGTCCGTCGAGAGCGCGACTACGTCTACACCGAGAGCGTCGTGCTGCGCGGCGCCTCGGGCACCCTGCGGCGCATCTCGTCGGAGCACCTCACGTCGAAGTGGCTCTGA
- a CDS encoding UDP-N-acetylmuramyl pentapeptide phosphotransferase, producing MSATTGTPAPKTGAHAVIADAVDPARRPDVLFRVRRDEGHQPSAWWMIGAFVLVSTAVIALLSFVPGGA from the coding sequence ATGTCCGCCACGACAGGCACGCCCGCACCGAAGACGGGTGCCCACGCTGTCATCGCCGACGCAGTCGACCCTGCGCGCCGGCCCGACGTGCTGTTCCGCGTCCGCCGCGACGAAGGTCACCAGCCGAGCGCGTGGTGGATGATCGGGGCGTTCGTGCTCGTCTCCACGGCCGTCATCGCGCTCCTGAGCTTCGTCCCCGGCGGCGCCTGA
- a CDS encoding DNA recombination protein RmuC — translation MDAFALLLLIVGALVGLVAGFAVGSARAAGRAARERSDLAARVAAAEAARSGVQAQLEHQQLLYRELASQTRADQASREERERREQTVLRALVPVQETLTTMQRKVEDLERERGTQFATLSEQLRRAHAAEESLRATTESLASALRSGSTRGVWGETQLRRVVEAAGLTRYVDFDVQATVATDAGTARPDMIVRLPGGKSLAVDAKVPLDAYLEASALPHTATGAEAARRAQLVERHVKAVRAHVDALAKKAYWSALETSPEFVICFIPSESLLAAALDADAGLLDYAFGKRVALASPVNLWAVLKTVAFTWTQQDVSDEARRLFALGTELYERIGTVAGHADDLRRALERTVDSYNRFAGSLESRVLASARRFPGVDDTKLDAVAAPALVDKPMRRWTAPELVAPDFLAAGSVVPDADAEPAPDPALSADVGDLRGRLQD, via the coding sequence ATGGACGCATTCGCCCTCCTCCTGCTGATCGTCGGCGCACTCGTCGGCCTCGTCGCCGGGTTCGCCGTCGGATCCGCGCGCGCCGCCGGTCGCGCAGCGCGCGAGCGATCCGATCTCGCCGCACGCGTCGCCGCCGCCGAGGCCGCCCGCTCGGGCGTGCAGGCGCAGCTCGAGCACCAGCAGCTGCTCTACCGGGAGCTCGCGTCGCAGACGCGCGCCGACCAGGCCTCGCGCGAGGAGCGCGAGCGTCGCGAGCAGACGGTGCTGCGTGCGCTCGTCCCGGTGCAGGAGACGCTCACGACGATGCAGCGCAAGGTGGAAGACCTCGAGCGCGAGCGTGGCACGCAGTTCGCGACGCTCAGCGAGCAGCTGCGCCGCGCGCACGCCGCGGAGGAGTCGCTGCGCGCGACGACCGAGTCGCTGGCATCCGCGCTGCGGTCGGGGAGCACGCGCGGCGTGTGGGGCGAAACGCAGCTGCGCCGGGTCGTGGAGGCGGCGGGCCTCACGCGCTACGTCGACTTCGACGTGCAGGCGACCGTCGCGACCGACGCCGGCACGGCGAGACCCGACATGATCGTGCGTCTTCCCGGCGGCAAGTCGCTCGCGGTCGACGCCAAGGTGCCGCTCGACGCGTACCTCGAGGCCAGCGCCCTCCCGCACACCGCCACCGGCGCCGAGGCCGCCCGCCGCGCCCAGCTGGTCGAGCGTCACGTGAAGGCGGTCCGCGCGCATGTGGACGCCCTGGCGAAGAAGGCGTACTGGTCGGCGCTGGAGACGAGCCCCGAGTTCGTCATCTGCTTCATCCCCAGCGAGTCGCTGCTGGCCGCCGCCCTCGACGCCGACGCGGGGCTCCTCGACTACGCGTTCGGCAAGCGGGTCGCACTCGCTTCGCCCGTGAACCTGTGGGCGGTGCTCAAGACGGTCGCCTTCACGTGGACGCAGCAGGACGTCTCCGACGAGGCGCGGCGCCTGTTCGCGCTCGGCACCGAACTGTACGAGCGCATCGGGACGGTCGCGGGCCACGCCGACGACCTCCGCCGCGCGCTCGAGCGCACGGTCGACAGCTACAACCGTTTCGCCGGGTCGCTCGAGTCGCGCGTGCTCGCGAGCGCGCGCCGCTTCCCGGGCGTCGACGACACGAAGCTCGACGCCGTCGCGGCGCCGGCGCTCGTCGACAAGCCGATGCGCCGGTGGACGGCGCCCGAGCTCGTCGCCCCCGACTTCCTCGCCGCAGGGTCCGTCGTGCCTGACGCGGACGCTGAGCCGGCGCCGGATCCGGCGCTCAGCGCCGACGTCGGCGACCTGCGCGGGCGCCTGCAGGACTGA
- a CDS encoding exonuclease domain-containing protein: MPLDFTAIDFETANASNASACAVGMVRVRDGRVVASAEWLIRPPAGHDAFSEFNTGIHGIRAADVAHADDWSTQLSRLTAFAGADVLVAHNAGFDMAVLRRACEVTGDACPPYRYLCSLQVARRTYDLDSYRLPSAAAAAGFTGFAHHDALADATACAHIVIDAAARAGADDVAGLAAVVGVRVSQLAATEAALLAVA; the protein is encoded by the coding sequence GTGCCACTGGATTTCACCGCGATCGACTTCGAGACGGCGAATGCCAGCAACGCGTCGGCCTGTGCGGTGGGGATGGTGCGGGTGCGCGACGGTCGGGTCGTCGCCTCCGCGGAATGGCTCATCCGCCCGCCCGCGGGGCACGATGCGTTCTCCGAGTTCAACACCGGGATCCACGGCATCCGCGCCGCCGACGTCGCGCACGCCGACGACTGGAGCACGCAGCTGTCGCGCCTGACGGCGTTCGCCGGCGCCGACGTGCTCGTCGCGCACAACGCGGGCTTCGACATGGCGGTCCTCCGCCGCGCGTGCGAGGTGACCGGCGACGCGTGCCCGCCGTACCGGTACCTGTGCAGCCTGCAGGTCGCCCGGCGCACGTACGACCTCGACTCCTACCGCCTGCCGTCGGCCGCCGCGGCCGCGGGGTTCACCGGGTTCGCGCATCACGACGCACTGGCGGATGCCACGGCCTGCGCGCACATCGTGATCGACGCCGCCGCCCGGGCCGGCGCCGACGACGTAGCGGGCCTCGCCGCGGTCGTGGGGGTCCGCGTGTCGCAGCTCGCGGCGACCGAAGCGGCCTTGCTCGCCGTCGCCTGA
- a CDS encoding class I SAM-dependent methyltransferase: MASREEMSTSFGAVAAEYEAGRPGYPAEAIAWLLEPVRAPERPARVADVGAGTGKLTRVAVELGAEVVAIDPDAAMLETLRTHVAGVPTFVGRAESLPLPDAAVDAVLFGQAWHWVDVAAASAEVGRVVRAGGVLGMVWNIRDDRVPWVAELSAVMHGSHAEEVLSEEGGVAVAAPFADIERERWEWSRAMTRADLLAMARSRSYIVTAAPDERARIEAALGDLLDRVGAVGEATVELPYVTHAFRSIRP; encoded by the coding sequence ATGGCGAGCCGCGAAGAGATGTCGACGTCGTTCGGGGCCGTGGCCGCCGAGTACGAGGCGGGCCGGCCGGGCTACCCGGCCGAGGCCATCGCGTGGCTGCTCGAGCCCGTGCGCGCACCCGAGCGGCCGGCGCGTGTCGCGGATGTGGGCGCCGGCACCGGCAAGCTCACGCGCGTGGCGGTGGAGCTCGGCGCCGAGGTCGTCGCGATCGACCCGGATGCGGCGATGCTCGAGACCCTGCGGACCCATGTCGCGGGCGTCCCCACCTTCGTCGGACGCGCCGAGAGCCTGCCGCTCCCGGATGCGGCGGTCGACGCCGTGCTGTTCGGACAGGCGTGGCACTGGGTCGACGTCGCAGCGGCGTCCGCCGAGGTCGGCCGGGTCGTGCGGGCCGGGGGAGTGCTCGGGATGGTGTGGAACATCCGCGACGACCGGGTGCCGTGGGTGGCCGAGCTGTCCGCGGTGATGCATGGCAGCCACGCCGAGGAGGTGCTGTCGGAGGAGGGCGGGGTCGCGGTGGCCGCGCCCTTCGCGGACATCGAGCGCGAACGCTGGGAGTGGTCGCGCGCCATGACCCGCGCCGACCTGCTCGCGATGGCGCGCTCGCGCAGCTACATCGTCACCGCCGCCCCCGATGAGCGCGCCCGCATCGAGGCCGCGCTCGGCGACCTCCTCGACCGCGTCGGCGCCGTCGGGGAGGCGACCGTCGAGCTGCCCTACGTCACCCACGCCTTCCGGAGCATCCGCCCATGA
- a CDS encoding dihydrofolate reductase family protein — MTTARPLIVCNFVTVDGRYEDDDHDIASFFEFHHPDYDGADSFDHYTLSLLEEAGTLLLAGKRSSLGNLSYWSGVRDNPSATPVRRRFAELFLAAEKFVVSDTLTADDLAPYPSTRIVRLADAVAEVNRLKTTGSGTILILLGRRQWNDLMHEGLVDELHLVTFPLIAGTGVALFDRRPPVALRLLETRTWAESANVLMRWRVDAAG, encoded by the coding sequence ATGACCACCGCACGCCCGCTCATCGTCTGCAACTTCGTCACTGTCGACGGCCGGTACGAGGACGACGACCACGACATCGCGTCGTTCTTCGAGTTCCACCACCCGGACTACGACGGTGCCGACTCCTTCGACCACTACACGCTGTCGCTGCTCGAGGAGGCCGGCACCCTGCTGCTCGCGGGGAAGCGCTCGTCGCTCGGCAACCTGAGCTACTGGTCGGGTGTGCGCGACAACCCGTCGGCGACGCCGGTGCGGCGACGCTTCGCCGAGCTGTTCCTCGCGGCGGAGAAGTTCGTCGTGTCGGACACCCTCACCGCCGACGACCTCGCGCCCTATCCGTCGACGCGGATCGTGCGCCTCGCCGACGCGGTCGCCGAGGTGAACCGGCTCAAGACGACCGGGTCGGGCACGATCCTCATCCTCCTCGGCCGGCGCCAGTGGAACGACCTCATGCACGAGGGTCTCGTCGACGAGCTGCACCTCGTGACCTTCCCTCTCATCGCCGGCACCGGGGTGGCGCTGTTCGATCGGCGTCCACCTGTCGCGCTGCGCCTTCTGGAGACGCGCACGTGGGCGGAGTCGGCCAACGTGCTCATGCGCTGGCGGGTGGACGCCGCCGGCTGA
- the ychF gene encoding redox-regulated ATPase YchF: protein MALTIGIVGLPNVGKSTLFNALTKNSVLAANYPFATIEPNVGVVNLPDPRLDKLAEVFHSERVVPATVSFVDIAGIVRGASEGEGLGNQFLANIREADAIAQVVRGFSDDDVVHVEGAVNPASDMETINAELQLADLQTLEKAITRYEKEVKGRKLDPAVLETALAAQDALQKGQLLSATGLDLAPIRELGLLTAKPFIFVFNVDEAVLTDAARKAELAALVAPAQAVFLDAKIESELIDLDPEEAAELLASTGQEESGLDQLARIGFDTLGLQTYLTAGPKEARAWTIGKGWKAPQAAGVIHTDFEKGFIKAEVISFDDLVALGSVAEARAKGKARLEGKDYVMQDGDVVEFRFQRG, encoded by the coding sequence GTGGCTCTCACCATCGGAATCGTCGGACTGCCGAACGTCGGCAAGTCCACTCTCTTCAACGCGCTGACCAAGAACTCGGTGCTCGCGGCGAACTACCCGTTCGCCACGATCGAGCCGAACGTGGGCGTGGTGAACCTCCCCGATCCGCGGCTGGACAAGCTCGCCGAGGTGTTCCACTCCGAGCGGGTCGTGCCGGCCACGGTGTCGTTCGTCGACATCGCCGGGATCGTCCGCGGTGCGAGCGAGGGCGAGGGCCTCGGCAACCAGTTCCTCGCCAACATCCGCGAGGCCGACGCGATCGCGCAGGTCGTGCGCGGATTCTCCGACGACGACGTCGTGCACGTCGAAGGTGCAGTCAATCCCGCGAGCGACATGGAGACGATCAACGCCGAGCTGCAGCTCGCCGACCTCCAGACGCTCGAGAAGGCGATCACGCGGTACGAGAAGGAGGTCAAGGGCCGCAAGCTCGACCCCGCCGTCCTCGAGACCGCGCTCGCCGCGCAGGACGCCTTGCAGAAGGGGCAGCTGCTGTCGGCAACAGGCCTCGACCTCGCGCCGATCCGCGAGCTGGGCTTGCTCACCGCCAAGCCGTTCATCTTCGTCTTCAACGTCGACGAGGCGGTGCTGACGGATGCGGCGCGCAAGGCGGAGCTCGCGGCCCTCGTCGCGCCCGCCCAGGCGGTGTTCCTCGACGCCAAGATCGAGTCTGAGCTCATCGACCTCGACCCGGAGGAAGCCGCCGAGCTCCTCGCCTCGACCGGGCAGGAGGAGTCGGGCCTCGATCAGCTGGCCCGCATCGGGTTCGACACGCTCGGGCTGCAGACGTACCTGACCGCAGGGCCGAAAGAGGCGCGCGCGTGGACCATCGGCAAGGGGTGGAAGGCGCCGCAGGCGGCCGGTGTCATCCACACCGACTTCGAGAAGGGCTTCATCAAGGCCGAGGTGATCTCGTTCGACGACCTCGTCGCGCTCGGGTCGGTGGCCGAGGCCCGTGCGAAGGGCAAGGCGCGCCTCGAGGGCAAGGACTACGTCATGCAGGACGGCGACGTCGTGGAGTTCCGCTTTCAACGTGGATGA
- a CDS encoding VOC family protein, protein MGDFRTPQIVLFTRDIDRAVAFYRAVGFEEAFRTPSTGTPIHVDLVLDGYRVGLATETSTREDHGLQPVAHGQRAAVILWTDDVHAGYARLAGLGARSAKPPEPWLDRLLIAWVEDPDGHLVQIVHATR, encoded by the coding sequence ATGGGAGACTTCCGCACTCCTCAGATCGTGCTGTTCACCCGGGACATCGACCGCGCGGTGGCCTTCTACCGCGCGGTCGGCTTCGAGGAGGCGTTCCGCACGCCGTCGACCGGGACGCCGATCCACGTCGACCTCGTCCTGGACGGCTACCGCGTCGGACTCGCCACCGAGACCAGCACCCGCGAGGACCACGGGCTCCAGCCGGTCGCGCACGGTCAACGCGCCGCGGTGATCCTGTGGACGGACGACGTCCACGCCGGGTATGCGCGGCTCGCCGGCCTCGGCGCGCGCTCGGCGAAACCACCGGAGCCGTGGCTCGACCGGCTCCTCATCGCATGGGTCGAAGACCCGGACGGCCATCTCGTGCAGATCGTGCACGCCACCCGCTGA
- a CDS encoding IS256 family transposase, protein MTHHQSALTTLIGEVLADPDLAHSDVFRRMLQAGLQDLINAEATVKIGAAPHERTPERTTRRNGTRPKTLATPAGEVDLQIPKLREGSFFPSLLHPRRRVDKALYAVICQAWIDGVSTRKVDQLIRALGNDTGISRSTVSRICSEIDETVHEFLHRRLDHTWFPYLFLDATYLDVRHRGRVVSQALVVATGVSGDGRREILGMSLGDAETTDFWTEFLRSLRDRGLKVATDADPLGVALVTSDAHAGLKAAIKAILPGSGWQRCRVHFARNVTQKLGSARSKPVNALISTIFAQTTSEAVLAQYKAVADSLRSSFPEVAEMLEAAEPDLTAFAPLPREHWQKVWSNNPIERLNREIKRRADVVQIFPDQGSVTRLIGAVIQEQHEEWSYGERRYFSDISMRKLVHTLHDHAEPARPELYLTA, encoded by the coding sequence ATGACCCACCACCAGTCTGCCTTGACGACTCTGATCGGCGAAGTCCTTGCCGACCCCGACCTGGCTCACTCGGACGTGTTCCGTCGGATGCTGCAGGCGGGCCTGCAGGACCTGATCAACGCGGAAGCGACCGTGAAGATCGGCGCGGCCCCGCATGAGCGCACCCCTGAGCGCACCACACGCCGCAACGGCACCCGACCCAAGACGCTGGCGACCCCGGCCGGGGAGGTGGACCTGCAGATCCCGAAGCTGCGGGAGGGGTCGTTCTTCCCGAGCCTGCTGCACCCGCGTCGCCGGGTCGATAAGGCCCTCTACGCCGTGATCTGCCAGGCATGGATCGACGGGGTCTCCACCCGCAAGGTCGACCAGCTGATCCGCGCGCTGGGCAACGACACCGGCATCTCCCGGTCGACGGTCTCTCGGATCTGCTCAGAGATCGACGAAACCGTGCACGAGTTCCTGCACCGCCGACTCGATCACACCTGGTTCCCGTACCTGTTCCTCGACGCCACCTACCTCGACGTCCGCCACCGCGGCCGCGTCGTCTCCCAAGCCCTCGTGGTCGCCACCGGCGTCAGCGGCGACGGGCGCCGCGAGATCCTCGGCATGAGCCTCGGGGATGCGGAGACCACCGACTTCTGGACCGAGTTCCTCCGCAGCCTGCGCGACCGGGGACTGAAGGTCGCCACCGACGCCGATCCGCTCGGCGTCGCCCTGGTCACCTCCGATGCCCACGCCGGCCTGAAAGCCGCGATCAAGGCGATCCTGCCCGGATCCGGGTGGCAGAGATGCCGAGTCCATTTCGCCCGCAACGTCACCCAGAAGCTCGGCTCGGCCCGCTCCAAGCCCGTCAACGCGCTGATCTCGACGATCTTCGCGCAGACCACCTCCGAGGCGGTGCTTGCCCAATACAAAGCCGTCGCGGACAGCCTGCGCAGCTCCTTCCCGGAGGTCGCCGAGATGCTCGAGGCCGCCGAACCCGACCTCACCGCGTTCGCACCACTACCCCGCGAGCACTGGCAGAAAGTCTGGTCCAACAACCCCATCGAACGCCTCAACCGCGAGATCAAACGCCGCGCCGACGTCGTCCAGATCTTCCCCGACCAAGGCTCCGTGACCCGCCTGATCGGCGCCGTCATCCAAGAGCAGCACGAGGAATGGTCCTACGGCGAACGCCGCTACTTCTCCGACATCTCCATGCGCAAACTCGTCCACACCCTCCACGACCACGCAGAGCCGGCACGCCCCGAGCTCTACCTCACCGCCTGA
- a CDS encoding DUF4287 domain-containing protein produces the protein MAEHRVTAPTPPADGTKVKGPASYFPSIEKTYGRPVQEWLDLIVERWDGQKHMEVVDWLKTEHGLGHGHANALVAYVKAKLA, from the coding sequence ATGGCCGAGCATCGCGTGACCGCCCCCACCCCGCCCGCCGACGGGACGAAGGTGAAGGGGCCGGCGTCGTACTTCCCGAGCATCGAGAAGACGTACGGCCGGCCGGTCCAGGAGTGGCTCGATCTCATCGTCGAGCGCTGGGATGGGCAGAAGCACATGGAGGTCGTCGACTGGCTCAAGACCGAGCACGGACTCGGTCACGGTCACGCCAACGCGCTCGTCGCCTACGTGAAGGCGAAGCTCGCCTGA
- a CDS encoding VOC family protein — protein MPVTGPDFISLQTRDLDAAHAFYARYLGLTRSPAGPPHAVVFETTPIAFALRDLAPGTDLTDVARPGVGVALWLQATDVQQIHDALAADGHTIVSAPIDGPFGRTFTFADPNGYHVTLHDRG, from the coding sequence ATGCCTGTCACCGGCCCCGACTTCATCTCCCTGCAGACCCGCGATCTGGATGCGGCGCACGCCTTCTACGCCCGCTATCTCGGCCTCACCCGCTCCCCCGCCGGGCCACCGCACGCGGTCGTCTTCGAGACCACCCCGATCGCGTTCGCCCTGCGCGACCTGGCTCCCGGCACCGACCTGACCGACGTCGCGCGGCCGGGCGTCGGCGTCGCGCTGTGGCTGCAGGCGACCGACGTGCAGCAGATCCACGACGCCCTCGCCGCCGACGGTCACACGATCGTCTCCGCGCCGATCGACGGCCCCTTCGGGCGGACCTTCACCTTCGCCGACCCCAACGGGTACCACGTCACCCTCCACGACCGCGGCTGA
- a CDS encoding MarR family transcriptional regulator, producing MSQGVDGIDLETSVGYALKEASSALRTAMEAVLRPLGMTMTHYSCLELLAQRPGMSNSELARGAFVTRQSMNVLLQALERDGDVTRPDAAPSGKALPTQLTERGRRRLAAATAAVRDVEARMLADLDADDQARLFRMLRGMTAALRDDGRP from the coding sequence ATGAGTCAAGGCGTCGACGGCATCGATCTCGAGACCTCGGTGGGGTACGCGCTCAAGGAGGCTTCCAGCGCGTTGCGCACGGCGATGGAGGCCGTGCTGCGTCCACTCGGAATGACGATGACGCACTACTCGTGCCTCGAACTGCTCGCGCAGCGTCCGGGCATGTCGAATTCCGAGCTCGCGCGCGGCGCCTTCGTGACCCGGCAGTCCATGAACGTGCTGCTGCAGGCGCTCGAGCGCGACGGCGACGTCACGCGCCCCGACGCGGCCCCGAGCGGCAAAGCGCTGCCCACGCAGCTCACCGAGCGCGGGAGGCGGCGCCTCGCCGCTGCGACGGCGGCCGTCCGGGATGTCGAGGCGCGCATGCTCGCCGACCTCGACGCCGACGACCAGGCGCGGCTGTTCCGGATGCTGCGGGGCATGACCGCGGCGCTCCGCGACGACGGGCGCCCCTGA
- a CDS encoding AraC family transcriptional regulator: MIEILNGLVEEIEAHLDGDLDVDAFAAASGTTGHHLRRMFSSLAGMPVSEYVRRRRMTAAAVDVVGDEDLLTIAVRYGYGSTEAFGRAFQAVHGVSHGDVRRGGGPLRSQPLLRFRLTVEGSTPMDARIIEKPGFRLVGHAARVPLIHDGIDPHIQAHIAALPADEHERLKALSSTEPAGLLQVSADVDPDYTEGSELTYLHGVAVAGDAEVPDDLAAIEAPGGVWAVFRTSGEYPAALQTTWAATATEWFPSNPWRLRPGPSIVAVLERSPDFAAATTELWLPVERA, translated from the coding sequence GTGATCGAGATCCTCAACGGACTCGTCGAGGAGATCGAGGCGCACCTCGACGGTGACCTCGACGTCGACGCTTTCGCCGCGGCATCCGGGACCACCGGCCACCACCTACGGCGGATGTTCTCGTCTCTCGCGGGCATGCCCGTGTCGGAGTACGTCCGGCGGCGCCGGATGACCGCGGCCGCGGTCGATGTCGTCGGTGACGAGGATCTGCTCACGATCGCGGTGCGCTACGGCTACGGCTCGACCGAGGCGTTCGGACGCGCCTTCCAGGCGGTGCACGGCGTCAGCCACGGCGACGTCCGTCGCGGCGGCGGCCCCCTTCGAAGTCAACCTCTCCTCCGGTTCCGCCTGACTGTCGAAGGGAGCACCCCCATGGATGCCCGCATCATCGAGAAGCCCGGTTTCCGCCTCGTCGGCCACGCCGCCCGCGTGCCGCTCATCCACGACGGCATCGATCCCCATATCCAGGCGCACATCGCCGCGCTGCCTGCCGACGAACACGAGCGGCTCAAGGCCCTGAGCAGCACGGAGCCGGCAGGCCTGCTGCAGGTGAGCGCTGACGTCGATCCCGACTACACCGAGGGGAGCGAGCTCACCTACCTGCACGGTGTGGCCGTTGCAGGCGACGCGGAGGTGCCCGATGATCTCGCGGCGATCGAGGCCCCCGGGGGCGTATGGGCGGTGTTCCGCACCTCGGGCGAATATCCGGCCGCGTTGCAGACGACGTGGGCGGCGACCGCGACGGAGTGGTTCCCGTCGAACCCGTGGCGCCTGCGGCCGGGCCCGTCTATCGTCGCGGTGCTCGAGCGTTCGCCCGACTTCGCTGCGGCGACGACCGAGCTCTGGCTGCCCGTCGAGCGAGCGTGA
- a CDS encoding alpha/beta hydrolase, protein MTSDSTEIFEPDGRAIPVAEEGDGPVAVVLLPARGFGIDSLGTIAHVLEEEGFRTLRIGVRTAQTDGVTLHDLARDVADVLDDRGVKSAYIAGHAFGGALARVVALDHHDHVEGLILLGVAEPGALEGDVAEAMRTAISDAPAADVREATRVLAGDAANLDLAVAHLVRTRDVVAAAVQDAALAATPADEWTPLAPSLAVLVIQAGADPVTPPAAAERLQASEPARVSLARVDGAGHLSPLTHPGETAWEIEDYLAWD, encoded by the coding sequence ATGACTTCCGACAGCACCGAGATCTTCGAGCCCGACGGACGCGCCATCCCGGTCGCCGAGGAAGGCGACGGTCCGGTCGCGGTCGTGCTGCTGCCCGCCCGCGGGTTCGGGATCGACTCGCTTGGAACGATCGCGCACGTGCTCGAGGAGGAGGGCTTTCGCACGCTCCGCATCGGCGTGCGCACGGCGCAGACCGACGGCGTGACCCTGCACGACCTCGCCCGCGACGTCGCCGACGTGCTCGATGACCGCGGCGTGAAGAGCGCGTACATCGCCGGCCACGCGTTCGGCGGAGCGCTCGCACGCGTCGTGGCGCTCGATCACCACGATCACGTCGAGGGGCTCATCCTGCTCGGCGTCGCCGAGCCCGGTGCGCTCGAGGGTGATGTCGCCGAGGCGATGCGCACCGCGATCTCGGATGCGCCGGCCGCCGACGTGCGCGAGGCGACGCGCGTGCTCGCCGGCGACGCCGCGAACCTCGACCTCGCCGTCGCGCACCTCGTCCGCACGCGCGATGTCGTGGCGGCCGCCGTGCAGGATGCCGCGCTCGCCGCGACGCCGGCCGACGAGTGGACGCCGCTCGCGCCGAGCCTCGCGGTGCTCGTGATCCAGGCGGGAGCCGATCCCGTCACCCCGCCGGCAGCCGCCGAGCGGCTGCAGGCGTCCGAGCCCGCCCGCGTCAGCCTCGCGCGTGTCGACGGTGCCGGCCATCTCTCCCCGCTCACCCACCCCGGCGAGACGGCGTGGGAGATCGAGGACTACCTCGCGTGGGACTGA